One part of the Marispirochaeta sp. genome encodes these proteins:
- a CDS encoding small multi-drug export protein, with protein MNPLLFTLFLALLPVSELRGAIPYALTKGYPLYFVYPFCVAVNAMVAPLGFLFLSTVHMWMNRFRWYHRMVTPLIERARDKVDAKVQRYGYWGIMLFVAIPLPVTGAYTGTLGAWILGLGKRRTIAAVFAGVLIAGIIVSTVSVLGIEAFSFFTKSVSQ; from the coding sequence ATGAACCCTCTGCTGTTCACCCTGTTTCTCGCACTGCTGCCTGTTTCTGAGCTTCGCGGGGCCATTCCCTACGCCCTGACAAAGGGATATCCCCTCTATTTTGTTTATCCTTTTTGTGTTGCCGTCAATGCCATGGTGGCCCCCCTGGGCTTTCTGTTCCTCTCTACCGTTCACATGTGGATGAACCGCTTCCGCTGGTACCACCGGATGGTAACACCTCTTATCGAGCGTGCGCGGGACAAGGTCGACGCCAAGGTGCAGAGATACGGCTATTGGGGCATCATGCTCTTTGTGGCCATTCCCCTCCCTGTAACCGGGGCCTATACCGGTACCCTGGGAGCCTGGATACTGGGGCTTGGTAAACGCAGGACCATCGCGGCGGTCTTCGCCGGCGTACTAATTGCCGGGATCATTGTGAGTACCGTCAGCGTTCTTGGAATCGAAGCATTCAGCTTTTTTACAAAATCTGTTTCCCAATAA
- a CDS encoding carbohydrate ABC transporter permease, producing the protein MPINDIFKLPLMIFPRTFDLQNYFDVFTMVPFARYYANTIFIVVINIIGALISNICIAYAFARLEFRGKRIMFSLSICTLMLPASVQLIPLFLEWNWLGGINTFLPLTVPAFFGNAFFIFLLVQFFRSLPRDFDEAAFIDGANYPVIILKVIVPMSKPAIAVVAIFQFLFTWNDFLGPLIFLNDSSLYTLSIGLRSFITTFYTPWPALMAAATLTVLPLIILFFIAQKHFVAGLTMGGVKG; encoded by the coding sequence ATGCCCATAAATGATATTTTCAAATTACCCTTGATGATATTCCCCCGGACCTTTGATCTTCAGAACTATTTTGATGTTTTCACCATGGTTCCCTTCGCCCGATACTATGCAAATACCATCTTTATCGTGGTTATAAACATCATCGGGGCGTTAATCTCAAACATTTGCATTGCCTATGCCTTTGCCCGTCTGGAATTCCGGGGAAAGAGAATAATGTTCTCGCTAAGTATCTGTACGCTTATGCTTCCAGCCTCGGTTCAGCTTATACCTCTTTTTCTGGAATGGAACTGGCTGGGGGGAATAAACACTTTCCTTCCCTTAACAGTTCCAGCTTTCTTTGGCAACGCATTCTTCATTTTCCTGCTGGTTCAGTTTTTCAGATCCCTTCCAAGGGATTTTGATGAAGCCGCTTTTATAGATGGCGCGAATTATCCTGTTATTATTCTTAAGGTCATTGTTCCAATGTCCAAGCCGGCCATAGCGGTCGTTGCGATTTTTCAGTTTCTGTTCACCTGGAATGATTTCTTAGGACCATTAATTTTTCTGAATGACAGCAGTCTGTATACCCTTTCAATCGGGCTGCGTTCCTTTATTACTACTTTTTACACTCCCTGGCCTGCGCTCATGGCTGCTGCTACCCTGACTGTTTTACCCCTTATTATCCTCTTTTTTATCGCTCAAAAGCATTTTGTAGCAGGCCTGACAATGGGAGGAGTAAAGGGCTGA
- a CDS encoding beta-L-arabinofuranosidase domain-containing protein, with amino-acid sequence MRMLKDMSPKNVLFRKGFWKSRVDMVTEKLIPYQWKALNNRIPGAPPSFAVENFRIAAGESEGKPKGTIFQDSDVAKWIETAAYSLMIRSNPELEQIIDELVRLIEKSQLSDGYVNTFFIAGNPEKRWTDMNMGHELYCAGHMMEAAVAYYEATGKRRMLDIMCRYADHINEVFGPGENQNHSYDGHPEIELALHRLAKVTGEQRYTRLADYFLGVRGSVEDFYTGKATQSGMMHDSRWFLNDYYLAHKPVEEMNQAEGHAVRAMYLYSAMADMSRSKGGRKMLKALTSIWRNTVDEKMYITGGLGSQSHGERFTIDYDLPADTGFFETCASVGLVFWARRMFSAIQHGEYPDIIERALYNGALSGVSLDGTRYFYSNPLEVNPEVAAYRHDHEHIQISRVPWFDCACCPTNIARLIESLGTYMASCSENAAWIHQYTACEMNILLEQTSVRIKQDTEYPWDGKIRISLKMEGSLNFTLFLRIPGWCADFSLWINGEQQRKPLLENGYLVMSRTWQNGAQIELDLDMPVRFVRSNSNVREYAGKVAVQRGPVVYCAEEVDNGKGLQELVVDPTAKTILEHDNSLMEDTRIIYLTGYRDKAEGDALYFEYEADKDFVPCRIRTIPYYQWGNRGDGQEMRVWLRVKQ; translated from the coding sequence ATGCGTATGTTGAAAGATATGTCTCCAAAGAACGTGCTTTTTCGAAAAGGTTTCTGGAAATCAAGAGTCGATATGGTAACTGAGAAATTGATCCCCTACCAATGGAAGGCGCTGAATAACCGGATTCCCGGTGCTCCGCCCAGTTTTGCGGTAGAAAACTTTCGTATAGCCGCCGGAGAATCAGAAGGAAAACCAAAGGGAACAATCTTTCAGGACAGTGATGTCGCCAAGTGGATCGAGACCGCTGCATACAGCCTGATGATTCGTTCAAATCCCGAACTGGAACAGATCATAGACGAACTTGTACGGCTTATAGAAAAAAGCCAGCTTTCCGATGGATATGTGAATACCTTTTTCATAGCTGGAAATCCTGAAAAAAGATGGACAGATATGAACATGGGACACGAACTATACTGTGCCGGACATATGATGGAAGCAGCGGTTGCCTATTATGAAGCAACCGGAAAACGTAGAATGCTGGACATAATGTGCCGATACGCGGACCATATTAACGAGGTATTCGGCCCGGGAGAAAACCAAAACCATTCCTATGACGGGCATCCAGAAATAGAACTGGCCCTGCATCGTCTGGCAAAAGTCACCGGGGAGCAGAGGTATACCAGGCTTGCTGATTATTTTCTAGGTGTTCGGGGCTCGGTTGAGGATTTTTATACAGGAAAAGCCACACAATCAGGAATGATGCATGACTCCCGCTGGTTTTTAAATGATTATTACCTGGCCCACAAGCCGGTTGAAGAGATGAATCAGGCGGAAGGTCATGCCGTACGTGCAATGTATCTCTACAGTGCCATGGCAGATATGTCTCGGTCTAAGGGCGGCAGGAAAATGCTGAAGGCATTGACCAGTATCTGGAGAAATACTGTTGATGAAAAAATGTATATTACCGGAGGATTGGGTTCACAGTCCCACGGCGAGCGCTTTACCATCGACTATGATCTACCGGCTGATACGGGTTTCTTTGAGACCTGTGCTTCTGTCGGGCTTGTATTCTGGGCCCGGCGTATGTTTTCAGCCATTCAACATGGAGAATACCCGGACATTATCGAAAGGGCTCTGTATAACGGTGCGTTAAGCGGCGTTTCCCTGGATGGGACACGGTACTTTTACTCCAACCCTCTGGAAGTAAATCCTGAAGTCGCTGCTTACCGTCATGATCATGAACACATTCAGATCAGCCGTGTTCCGTGGTTTGATTGCGCCTGCTGTCCAACAAATATCGCGCGGTTGATAGAATCCCTTGGAACATATATGGCGTCCTGTTCAGAAAATGCTGCCTGGATTCACCAGTATACCGCATGTGAGATGAATATTCTTCTTGAACAGACCTCTGTACGTATCAAACAGGATACGGAATATCCGTGGGACGGAAAAATCAGGATTTCCCTGAAGATGGAGGGTTCCCTGAATTTTACTCTTTTCTTGAGAATCCCCGGCTGGTGTGCTGATTTTTCGCTGTGGATTAACGGGGAACAGCAGCGTAAGCCTTTACTGGAGAATGGATATTTAGTTATGAGCCGCACATGGCAGAACGGAGCACAGATAGAACTGGACCTTGATATGCCGGTGAGGTTTGTACGCTCCAATAGTAATGTCAGGGAATATGCAGGAAAAGTAGCCGTACAGCGGGGACCCGTCGTTTATTGTGCAGAAGAAGTTGACAATGGTAAGGGACTTCAGGAGCTGGTGGTGGACCCAACCGCTAAAACTATCCTCGAACATGATAACAGTCTGATGGAGGACACCCGGATTATCTATCTGACCGGATACCGGGACAAGGCCGAAGGTGACGCACTGTATTTTGAGTATGAGGCTGATAAAGATTTTGTTCCCTGCAGGATACGTACAATTCCCTATTATCAGTGGGGAAACAGGGGCGACGGTCAGGAAATGAGGGTCTGGCTGAGAGTAAAGCAGTGA
- a CDS encoding sugar ABC transporter substrate-binding protein yields the protein MRFVKLVVVLMVFLLAASGTVCAKGQTENASDEITITYVYWGSTAEDAAVKKALSDFEKAHPGINVEPMYLPGDLDGSTYNAKMKAMAASNTLPDVGYFRPEEFANYASKDFFLDLTDIIERDDMKDSYLPQTWLSVGGNIYGAYTAAECQVMWYNRKVLQDAGVPLPPTNYKDAWSWEEFTEHLRKLTIDSRGHHPGDPGFNPDAVQRYGVVYDLWAAMYYPTLWSNGGGVITEDGKKIIIDSPESVEAVQRLADLIHKDNVMPYMGGGSGLPSPSVMLANEQLGFWVTGQWTLLELGGMKDLPLGVAALPIQKKPAQLYVSGVNVVFKSTKNPEAAWALQKWMMDPSKTLDLYTSGLWMPTRESYYTNPADLAKWIENNVHPEGFKEAVLDSMQVARPEPIMIKNINQIWGDYLNQAMESIWIGFTDAKTALTEAAEKVRGSGLLEGKY from the coding sequence ATGAGATTTGTAAAACTGGTAGTTGTTTTAATGGTTTTCCTGCTGGCTGCCTCTGGTACTGTATGTGCAAAAGGTCAGACCGAGAATGCATCTGATGAAATAACGATTACCTATGTGTACTGGGGCAGTACCGCTGAAGACGCAGCGGTTAAAAAAGCGTTGTCGGATTTTGAGAAGGCGCATCCCGGGATTAATGTGGAACCAATGTACCTTCCGGGAGATCTGGATGGATCAACCTACAATGCCAAGATGAAGGCAATGGCTGCATCGAATACCCTGCCGGATGTTGGGTATTTTCGTCCAGAAGAGTTTGCCAACTACGCTTCGAAGGATTTCTTTCTTGATTTAACGGATATTATTGAACGAGATGATATGAAAGATTCCTATTTGCCGCAGACATGGCTTTCGGTAGGGGGGAATATCTACGGTGCCTATACTGCCGCAGAGTGTCAGGTTATGTGGTATAACAGAAAAGTACTGCAGGATGCCGGTGTTCCTCTGCCGCCCACTAATTACAAGGATGCCTGGTCCTGGGAAGAATTTACCGAACATCTCAGAAAACTTACTATCGATTCCAGGGGACATCATCCCGGAGATCCGGGATTTAATCCTGATGCCGTTCAGCGCTACGGTGTGGTTTACGATTTATGGGCGGCTATGTATTATCCGACTCTCTGGAGCAATGGAGGAGGGGTAATCACAGAAGATGGAAAAAAGATCATTATAGACAGCCCGGAATCTGTTGAGGCCGTGCAGAGACTGGCAGATCTGATCCACAAGGATAATGTCATGCCCTATATGGGAGGCGGAAGCGGACTGCCGTCTCCTTCAGTAATGCTGGCCAATGAACAGCTTGGTTTCTGGGTTACCGGACAATGGACGTTACTGGAACTTGGAGGAATGAAGGACCTGCCGCTGGGGGTAGCTGCCTTGCCAATACAGAAGAAACCGGCTCAACTCTATGTCAGCGGCGTAAACGTAGTATTTAAATCGACGAAAAATCCGGAAGCAGCATGGGCTCTTCAGAAGTGGATGATGGATCCTTCGAAAACGCTTGACCTTTACACCTCAGGCCTCTGGATGCCGACCAGGGAATCTTACTATACAAATCCTGCTGATCTGGCCAAATGGATCGAAAACAATGTGCATCCGGAGGGTTTCAAGGAAGCCGTTCTTGATTCCATGCAGGTTGCCCGTCCGGAACCGATTATGATAAAGAATATCAATCAGATATGGGGAGACTACCTTAATCAGGCTATGGAAAGTATCTGGATAGGTTTTACCGACGCAAAGACGGCTCTGACAGAGGCCGCTGAAAAGGTGCGGGGATCAGGTTTACTGGAAGGAAAATACTGA
- a CDS encoding PAS domain S-box protein: MPKKILLVEDQAILAMTESRMIEKHGYTVVTAFTGEQAVAIVENDQDIDLILMDINLGRGMDGTEAAQSILQKRLLPIIFLSSYTDPEVVQKTETITAYGYVVKNTGETVLINAIKMAYRLYNSFKKEQESETRFRSMVENSPDPMFIHIDFKLVYLNPAAIHLLGASSEEELIGMSVLDRIDEAFHENAKLRIKRMYSTHKAMSNRIEQQYIRLDGSKVWVEVSGIPIHYQDSIGILTTVRDINERKIKEQLLRESRENLRITLNSIGDAVISTNIDGRVVRMNPVAEQLTGWKLEEARGKDLEEVFIIMDGSTREKSVNPVKHVLHSGRTVGLNNHTILVSRNGAEHQIADSAAPIKDSSDTISGVVLVFRDVTEEYRKARELEESRDFLDAVFSSIQDGVSVLDTDLTIKYANPVMEKWHQEKMPVIGRKCFRAFHDTDSECKACPSLRCMESGKAEMDVLQQYSETEKRNNWIEVYSYPFREKDTGKIRGVIEFVRDITERKNAEKRLLNAVEEKELLMKELNHRVKNNLAIISSLLQIETSRLGSDIDLSDIISRIDAIRIIHEKLYQSDKITHIKLKDYIQDLLETVFSSFSDRTITIHNDIENILVPTKPAVSLGLIINEIAVNAIKHGFKKDIKAEFSVSLDRNSNNNEEEEYLLTLSNTGAPFPEDVDIHNPRSLGLQLVTTLCDQLDGSLSLQKSPYPVFQVRFRIEEGTHLQAG; encoded by the coding sequence ATGCCGAAAAAGATTCTGCTTGTGGAAGACCAGGCTATTCTTGCTATGACTGAATCCAGGATGATCGAGAAACACGGTTACACCGTTGTTACTGCGTTCACAGGTGAGCAGGCTGTCGCAATAGTAGAGAATGACCAGGATATAGACCTCATTCTGATGGATATAAACCTTGGGAGAGGTATGGATGGCACGGAAGCGGCCCAGTCTATTCTGCAAAAACGGTTGCTGCCCATAATTTTCCTGTCAAGCTATACAGATCCGGAGGTAGTACAAAAAACAGAGACCATTACTGCCTATGGCTATGTTGTTAAGAATACCGGTGAGACTGTCCTGATTAATGCCATAAAAATGGCATATCGGCTGTATAACTCCTTTAAAAAAGAACAGGAGAGTGAGACCCGTTTCCGGTCCATGGTAGAGAACAGCCCTGACCCTATGTTTATACATATTGATTTCAAGCTTGTCTATTTGAATCCCGCGGCTATACACCTGTTAGGCGCATCCTCGGAAGAAGAGCTTATCGGAATGTCAGTTCTGGACAGAATTGATGAAGCCTTTCATGAGAATGCAAAGCTTAGAATAAAGAGAATGTACAGTACGCATAAGGCTATGAGCAACAGGATTGAGCAGCAGTATATCCGTCTGGACGGCAGCAAGGTCTGGGTTGAGGTAAGCGGAATCCCGATTCATTACCAGGATAGCATTGGAATTTTGACAACGGTACGGGACATCAATGAGAGGAAAATCAAGGAGCAGCTGCTCCGTGAAAGCAGAGAAAACCTTCGCATAACCCTTAATTCCATCGGCGATGCGGTTATTTCTACCAATATTGACGGTAGAGTTGTCCGCATGAATCCGGTGGCAGAACAACTTACCGGATGGAAACTGGAAGAAGCACGGGGGAAGGACCTTGAAGAGGTCTTTATCATTATGGACGGATCGACCAGGGAGAAATCTGTAAACCCTGTTAAACACGTACTGCACTCCGGCCGGACCGTCGGTCTTAATAACCATACAATTCTTGTTTCACGAAACGGAGCAGAACATCAGATAGCCGACAGCGCAGCACCTATAAAGGACAGCTCCGATACTATCAGCGGAGTTGTCCTGGTATTTCGTGATGTTACAGAAGAATACAGGAAAGCCCGGGAACTAGAAGAATCAAGAGACTTTCTGGATGCGGTATTCAGCAGCATACAGGACGGAGTGAGTGTCCTCGACACCGATCTCACCATAAAATATGCCAATCCGGTGATGGAGAAGTGGCATCAGGAAAAAATGCCCGTTATTGGCAGAAAATGTTTTAGAGCCTTCCATGATACTGATTCAGAATGCAAAGCATGTCCTTCTCTTCGCTGTATGGAAAGCGGAAAAGCCGAAATGGATGTGCTGCAGCAATACAGCGAAACAGAAAAAAGGAATAATTGGATCGAAGTATACAGCTATCCTTTCCGGGAAAAGGATACCGGAAAAATCCGGGGAGTCATTGAATTCGTCCGGGACATTACAGAACGCAAAAATGCTGAGAAAAGGCTTCTCAATGCTGTAGAAGAGAAGGAACTCCTGATGAAGGAACTTAATCACCGGGTAAAGAACAACCTGGCTATCATCAGCTCTCTTTTGCAGATAGAGACTTCCAGACTGGGAAGCGATATTGACCTCTCTGATATCATCTCACGAATAGACGCAATTCGAATTATCCATGAAAAGTTGTACCAATCCGATAAGATAACTCATATAAAACTTAAAGACTATATACAAGACCTTCTTGAAACGGTCTTCTCATCATTTTCCGACAGGACGATAACCATTCATAACGACATAGAGAATATCCTTGTACCAACCAAGCCGGCGGTTTCCCTTGGCCTCATTATTAACGAAATTGCTGTTAACGCCATCAAACATGGATTTAAGAAAGATATAAAAGCGGAGTTCTCGGTTTCCCTTGACAGGAACAGTAATAATAATGAGGAGGAGGAGTACCTTCTGACCTTATCCAACACCGGAGCTCCCTTCCCCGAGGATGTTGATATACATAATCCTCGGAGCCTGGGCCTCCAACTGGTTACTACCCTGTGCGATCAGCTGGACGGTTCACTATCCCTGCAAAAAAGTCCGTATCCGGTTTTCCAGGTTCGCTTTAGAATAGAAGAAGGTACACATCTGCAGGCAGGTTAA
- a CDS encoding helix-turn-helix transcriptional regulator — MKYVLLQGLSSIHAENCGVAILNPGWIHPGRTLDTSVLILGKKSRVELLEGKEALRIEPEKFTILASGISHQGASPIAEQASYYWMHFKCTEEPVVLDESDAHAVLNNETVTQTRLKDAILLPKEISLPDSKAYREMFHELLFEQENPSFTEHKFQVLFRMLLIKINEFVLSEHTVSTRIPDSHSLIYATIQTIFENLTSCNFSVKILADIMQYNPDYLGRLFKTVMGKSLGEYIIDQRIKNAVTRLIESNDTIDKISYESGFFSCRNFIRQFKSRKGMTPSELRTRHRTMHITNI; from the coding sequence ATGAAATATGTTCTTCTTCAAGGCTTATCTTCAATTCACGCAGAAAATTGCGGAGTTGCCATTCTTAATCCCGGTTGGATTCATCCTGGAAGAACCCTGGACACTTCCGTTCTGATTCTAGGCAAAAAATCCAGAGTTGAACTCCTGGAAGGCAAGGAAGCTCTTCGGATTGAACCGGAAAAGTTCACTATTCTTGCCTCCGGAATAAGTCATCAGGGGGCCAGCCCAATTGCTGAACAGGCCTCCTACTACTGGATGCATTTCAAGTGCACTGAAGAACCAGTTGTTCTTGATGAGTCCGATGCTCATGCTGTGCTCAATAACGAGACCGTAACACAGACCCGCTTAAAAGACGCCATACTGCTTCCAAAAGAGATTTCTCTGCCCGATTCAAAAGCATACAGAGAGATGTTTCATGAACTGCTTTTTGAACAGGAAAATCCATCCTTTACGGAACACAAATTCCAGGTGCTGTTCAGAATGCTCTTAATCAAAATAAATGAATTCGTGCTGTCCGAACATACTGTCTCCACACGAATACCAGACAGCCACAGTCTGATCTACGCGACTATCCAGACCATTTTCGAGAATCTTACCAGCTGCAATTTTTCTGTAAAAATTCTTGCCGATATTATGCAGTATAATCCGGATTATCTTGGCCGACTGTTTAAGACAGTTATGGGAAAATCACTTGGGGAATACATAATCGATCAGCGAATCAAAAATGCTGTTACACGGCTGATAGAAAGCAACGATACCATTGATAAAATATCTTATGAGAGCGGTTTTTTTTCCTGTAGAAATTTTATCAGGCAATTTAAATCAAGAAAAGGAATGACACCCTCCGAACTGAGAACACGGCATCGGACCATGCATATAACAAATATCTGA
- a CDS encoding RsmB/NOP family class I SAM-dependent RNA methyltransferase, whose amino-acid sequence MSKKGRRPDFDTYYQDLFGSRWEGLKKAMDADPRYTELQQGLLKPYYLDAASLFPVQALNVEQAKNILDLCAAPGGKALAIAGNMGPEANLTVNDRSSQRRSRLRRVLDEHLASDALSRITVTAHDASRWGLYEQNLYDRVLADVPCSSERHLVKEPKHLKDWSPARTRHLAMQAYAILAAGFTALKPGGILVYSTCALSPKENDEVIAKLLKRRGDSCRPIMTGSETGEATEYGRIILPDRANGMGPIYYASVAKNEAF is encoded by the coding sequence ATGAGTAAAAAGGGAAGGAGGCCGGATTTTGACACATACTACCAGGACCTTTTCGGAAGTCGCTGGGAGGGGCTTAAGAAGGCAATGGACGCTGATCCACGGTATACTGAATTGCAACAGGGCCTTCTGAAACCCTACTACCTGGATGCCGCCTCCCTCTTCCCCGTACAGGCCCTCAATGTAGAGCAGGCCAAAAACATCCTGGACCTCTGCGCCGCCCCTGGCGGAAAAGCCCTGGCCATAGCGGGGAACATGGGGCCTGAGGCGAATCTAACCGTGAACGACCGATCCTCACAGCGGCGCTCCCGTTTGCGGAGGGTCCTGGATGAACACCTTGCCTCTGATGCTCTTTCCCGCATTACCGTTACCGCTCATGATGCCTCCCGCTGGGGACTCTACGAACAGAACCTCTATGACCGGGTCTTGGCCGATGTCCCATGCTCTTCCGAACGCCACCTGGTCAAGGAACCAAAGCACCTTAAGGACTGGAGTCCCGCCCGGACCAGACACCTGGCGATGCAGGCCTACGCGATTCTCGCCGCGGGTTTCACCGCCCTGAAACCGGGGGGAATCCTCGTCTATTCCACCTGCGCCCTGTCGCCGAAAGAGAACGATGAAGTTATCGCAAAACTGCTGAAACGCCGGGGTGACAGCTGCCGGCCGATAATGACAGGCAGTGAGACCGGTGAAGCAACGGAATACGGCAGGATAATTCTCCCGGATCGTGCGAACGGAATGGGGCCTATCTATTACGCCTCGGTGGCCAAGAACGAGGCTTTCTGA
- a CDS encoding DUF3524 domain-containing protein produces the protein MYRLKILFIEAFYGGSHRAFADGLINHSRYDIHLISLPARFWKWRLRGASLHFSREIENWQDYDLIISGGMMSLADLKALAGPDLPPLVLYSHESQLSYPLPPEEKIDYQFGFTDISNCLTADGILFNSRFHLDAFFHELGPFLQRIPEYRPDWIPEAIRKKSRVMYPGCELSAFHNPPKLPRNNPPLILWNHRWEFDKAPEKFFKALELLDKKGLDFRLALLGESSQKVPKPFKAAREHFGKQIAVYGYRKSREEYDAWLRKSDIVISTALQENFGISIVEAVAAGAYPLLPRRLAYPEVLPDCFHREHLYRNVSDLVAKLEKLLKQDVSPKPELSRSMMIYDWENCIDEYDDYFSTLAEGRK, from the coding sequence ATGTATCGTCTGAAAATACTTTTTATCGAAGCTTTCTACGGCGGATCCCACAGGGCCTTTGCTGACGGCTTGATCAATCACAGCCGCTATGACATACACCTTATAAGCCTTCCGGCCCGCTTCTGGAAGTGGCGTCTCCGGGGAGCTTCCCTCCATTTTTCCAGGGAGATAGAGAACTGGCAGGACTACGACCTTATAATAAGCGGCGGCATGATGAGCCTGGCTGACCTGAAGGCCCTTGCAGGTCCGGACCTCCCTCCCCTAGTCCTCTACTCTCACGAAAGTCAGCTGAGCTATCCTCTGCCTCCGGAAGAAAAGATTGACTACCAATTCGGTTTTACCGATATAAGCAACTGTCTTACTGCTGACGGGATACTTTTTAATTCCCGCTTTCATCTTGACGCCTTTTTTCATGAGCTTGGTCCATTTTTACAGCGCATACCGGAATACCGGCCGGACTGGATACCCGAGGCGATTCGGAAAAAGAGCCGAGTTATGTATCCTGGCTGTGAGTTGTCTGCTTTTCACAACCCGCCGAAACTTCCGCGGAATAATCCGCCCCTGATTCTCTGGAATCACCGCTGGGAGTTTGACAAAGCCCCGGAAAAGTTCTTCAAGGCCCTGGAGCTGCTCGACAAAAAAGGGCTTGATTTCAGGCTGGCCCTTCTGGGGGAATCCTCCCAGAAGGTACCGAAACCTTTCAAGGCCGCCAGGGAACACTTCGGAAAGCAGATAGCGGTCTATGGCTACAGAAAATCCCGGGAAGAGTATGATGCCTGGCTCAGGAAGAGTGACATTGTAATTTCCACGGCCCTGCAGGAGAACTTCGGCATTTCCATCGTGGAAGCCGTTGCAGCCGGGGCCTATCCCCTTCTTCCCCGCAGGCTTGCCTATCCGGAGGTTCTACCGGATTGTTTTCACAGAGAACATCTTTACAGGAATGTTTCCGACTTGGTGGCTAAACTGGAAAAACTGCTGAAGCAGGATGTTTCGCCAAAACCGGAACTCTCGCGGTCCATGATGATCTATGACTGGGAGAACTGCATAGATGAATATGACGACTATTTCAGCACCCTTGCGGAGGGGAGAAAATGA
- a CDS encoding sugar ABC transporter permease produces MKKQKIGFNTRRENLWGWILIMPLTLGLSLWVIFPMGLSFVTSLTNWDMISAPRFVGFDNYIKLFMENELFLKSVKVTLYYTLVSVPFQLIIALLISLLLNSRIRFVGVFRTIYYLPSLIPIVVTSIMWLWLYNHQYGLLNTMLTGIGLGKIQWINSQEMVIPSMIIMSIWGVGNIVVIFLAGLQGIPRTLLEAVEIDGGTAWHSFRHVVIPLLSPVILYNLIIGMIKSLQLFTEPYIMTGGGPMNASLSFMLNIYNHAFKYSKMGMANALAWILFIVTLLLSIVIFKTSLRWTYYEGDRK; encoded by the coding sequence ATGAAAAAACAGAAAATCGGCTTTAACACCAGAAGAGAAAACCTCTGGGGCTGGATACTCATTATGCCTCTGACACTTGGTCTTTCCTTATGGGTTATTTTTCCCATGGGACTGAGTTTTGTTACCAGCCTGACTAATTGGGACATGATAAGTGCTCCCCGTTTTGTCGGATTTGACAATTATATAAAATTGTTTATGGAAAATGAACTCTTCCTGAAATCCGTGAAGGTTACACTCTACTATACGCTGGTCAGTGTTCCGTTCCAGCTGATTATTGCGCTGCTGATATCGCTGCTCTTAAATTCCAGAATACGCTTTGTCGGGGTTTTCAGAACAATTTATTATCTGCCCTCATTGATTCCAATTGTCGTAACTTCCATTATGTGGCTCTGGCTATACAATCATCAGTACGGGCTTCTGAATACCATGCTTACGGGTATCGGGCTTGGAAAAATACAATGGATCAACAGCCAGGAGATGGTGATACCCAGTATGATTATAATGAGCATCTGGGGTGTGGGGAACATAGTGGTTATTTTCCTGGCTGGTCTTCAGGGAATCCCACGAACCCTCCTTGAAGCCGTGGAAATAGACGGTGGTACAGCCTGGCATTCCTTCAGGCATGTTGTTATTCCGCTGTTGAGTCCTGTTATTCTTTATAATCTAATAATTGGCATGATTAAATCTCTGCAACTATTTACTGAGCCCTACATCATGACAGGTGGTGGTCCGATGAACGCTTCGCTGAGTTTCATGCTTAATATCTATAACCATGCCTTTAAGTACAGCAAGATGGGAATGGCCAATGCTCTTGCCTGGATCCTGTTTATAGTAACCCTTTTGCTGTCGATCGTGATATTTAAAACATCCCTGAGATGGACCTACTATGAGGGCGATCGTAAATGA